In the genome of Myxococcus stipitatus, one region contains:
- a CDS encoding hydrolase, producing the protein MKPPDARQAADEGEVREVRVQVGRVLLGGSLGIPPRPRGLVVFAHGSGSSRLSPRNRAVARALRRVGLGTLLFDLLSEDEEMLDASTGSLRFDIPFLALRLVAVTRWARSVPEMSALHRGYFGSSTGAAAALVAAALNPDLVQAVVSRGGRPDLAGPALARVHAPTLLLVGGADVDVLELNQEAFDELPGAKSLVVIPGASHLFEEPGALEEVARRAADWLVRHLDAPEGPTVRRGADGRWSAE; encoded by the coding sequence GTGAAGCCACCGGACGCAAGACAGGCCGCCGACGAGGGCGAGGTCCGCGAGGTGCGCGTCCAGGTGGGCCGCGTGCTGCTGGGCGGCAGCCTGGGCATCCCGCCGCGCCCGCGAGGCCTGGTCGTCTTCGCGCACGGCAGTGGCAGCAGCCGCCTCAGTCCGCGCAACCGCGCCGTGGCGCGCGCGCTGCGCCGCGTGGGGCTGGGCACGCTGTTGTTCGACCTGCTGAGCGAGGACGAGGAGATGCTCGACGCGAGCACCGGGTCGCTGCGGTTCGACATCCCGTTCCTCGCGCTGCGGCTCGTGGCGGTGACGCGGTGGGCGCGGTCCGTGCCGGAGATGTCCGCGCTGCACCGCGGCTACTTCGGCTCCAGCACGGGCGCGGCGGCGGCGCTGGTGGCGGCGGCGCTGAACCCGGACCTCGTCCAGGCGGTGGTGTCCCGAGGCGGCCGGCCCGACCTGGCCGGGCCCGCGCTGGCCCGGGTCCACGCGCCCACGCTGCTGCTGGTGGGCGGCGCGGACGTGGACGTGCTGGAGCTGAACCAGGAGGCCTTCGACGAGCTGCCGGGCGCCAAGTCCCTGGTCGTCATCCCCGGCGCGAGCCACCTCTTCGAGGAGCCCGGCGCGCTGGAGGAAGTGGCGCGCCGCGCGGCGGACTGGCTCGTGCGCCACCTGGATGCGCCCGAAGGACCCACCGTGCGCCGAGGCGCGGACGGCCGGTGGAGCGCCGAGTGA
- a CDS encoding acyl-CoA synthetase — translation MTSSLLEAFLDHAHRAPGRPLLTFEREPVSYGELAEHVTAFAKGLRQRGLQPGERVALFLENSPRFIIAYLGVQAAGGVVVLVNTAYRQVELAHILSDAEVHTCVTGTAGIAELLPLRDQLPSLQWLVAAEPPAAATPASLPVVSFDTLLVEGASAPISLSLPRPEDLAVLGYTSGTTGRSKGAMLLHRNLLANVKAVTEAWRWTAEDRLLLALPLFHTHGLMVGLHGTLYTGASLELHRRFVATDALATLRDDASLTMFFGVPTMYGRLLEESRRTGVKPRALRLWVSGSAPLSPQLFHDIEHDFGARILERYGMTETVMNTTNPFEGERRPGTVGFPFPRQEARVVDVRTRKGLPSGETGEIEVRGPHVFAGYWRRPDATAESFDAEGWFRTGDLGEVDADGYLRITGRARELIISGGFNVYPREVEEVLATHPGVAEVAVLGLPDADYGEQVVAVVVPPPGVHAPEAQALVEWCRDRLASFKKPRRVVFMESLPRNALGKVQKHLLRARLR, via the coding sequence ATGACTTCGTCCCTCCTCGAAGCCTTCCTGGACCACGCCCACCGTGCGCCGGGGCGGCCGCTGCTCACCTTCGAGCGTGAGCCGGTCTCCTACGGCGAGCTGGCCGAGCACGTCACGGCCTTCGCGAAGGGGCTGCGGCAGCGCGGCCTGCAGCCCGGTGAGCGCGTCGCGCTGTTCCTGGAGAACAGCCCGCGCTTCATCATCGCGTATCTCGGCGTGCAGGCCGCGGGCGGCGTGGTGGTGCTGGTCAATACGGCGTATCGCCAGGTGGAGCTGGCGCACATCCTGTCGGACGCGGAGGTGCACACCTGCGTCACGGGCACCGCGGGCATCGCGGAGCTGCTCCCGCTGAGGGACCAGCTGCCCTCGCTCCAGTGGCTCGTCGCGGCGGAGCCTCCCGCGGCGGCGACCCCGGCCTCGCTACCCGTCGTCTCCTTCGACACGCTGCTCGTCGAGGGCGCCTCCGCCCCCATCTCCCTGAGCCTGCCCCGCCCGGAGGACCTGGCCGTCCTGGGCTACACGTCCGGCACGACGGGGCGCTCCAAGGGCGCCATGCTGCTGCACCGCAACCTCCTGGCCAACGTGAAGGCCGTGACGGAGGCGTGGCGGTGGACGGCCGAGGACCGGCTCCTGCTGGCCCTGCCCCTGTTCCACACGCACGGGCTGATGGTGGGCCTGCACGGCACGCTGTACACGGGCGCGAGCCTGGAGCTGCACCGGCGCTTCGTCGCCACGGACGCGCTGGCCACGCTGCGCGACGACGCGTCGCTGACGATGTTCTTCGGCGTGCCCACCATGTACGGGCGGCTCCTGGAGGAGTCCCGGCGCACGGGCGTGAAGCCTCGCGCGCTGCGGCTGTGGGTGTCCGGCTCCGCGCCGCTGAGCCCCCAGCTGTTCCACGACATCGAGCACGACTTCGGCGCGCGCATCCTGGAGCGCTACGGGATGACGGAGACGGTGATGAACACCACCAACCCCTTCGAGGGCGAGCGCCGCCCGGGCACGGTGGGCTTCCCCTTCCCCCGCCAGGAGGCGCGCGTGGTGGACGTGCGCACGCGCAAGGGGCTGCCTTCGGGCGAGACGGGCGAAATCGAGGTGCGCGGCCCCCACGTCTTCGCCGGCTACTGGCGCCGCCCGGACGCCACCGCCGAGTCCTTCGACGCGGAGGGCTGGTTCCGGACCGGTGATTTGGGCGAGGTGGACGCGGACGGCTACCTGCGCATCACCGGCCGCGCGCGCGAGCTCATCATCAGCGGCGGCTTCAACGTGTACCCCCGCGAGGTGGAGGAGGTGCTGGCCACGCACCCGGGCGTCGCGGAGGTGGCCGTGCTGGGCCTGCCCGACGCGGACTACGGAGAGCAGGTGGTCGCCGTGGTGGTGCCCCCGCCGGGCGTCCACGCGCCGGAGGCCCAGGCCCTGGTGGAGTGGTGCCGGGACAGGCTCGCCAGCTTCAAGAAGCCGCGCCGCGTCGTCTTCATGGAGTCGCTGCCGCGCAACGCGCTGGGCAAGGTCCAGAAGCACCTGCTGCGAGCCCGACTGCGGTGA
- a CDS encoding ribose-phosphate pyrophosphokinase yields MDPILITGTASPHLGRELARALGVAPTDCHFERFPDGEMHLEVPTSVRGRTVVLVQSLTPPAGEHLLELLLMADACWRAGAARLEAVVPYLGYARQDRRAKPGEPLGGRLVADMLTQGRFSRVMVVDLHSPALEGCFGAPLEHLTALPLLADALRPKVTDTSVVVAPDLGAVKRAEALARLLGRPWAVIHKVRLSGDEVHASGLMGEVRGKRPILVDDMVSTGGTLVAAAGTLREAGCAEDLTVVTTHALLVGPALERLKALPLGNLVATDSVEPPSGLPFPHHVVTLAPLVARALRP; encoded by the coding sequence ATGGACCCCATCCTCATCACCGGTACCGCCAGCCCTCACCTGGGACGGGAGCTCGCCCGAGCCCTGGGCGTGGCGCCCACTGACTGCCACTTCGAACGCTTTCCGGATGGAGAGATGCACCTGGAGGTCCCCACCAGCGTGCGCGGTCGCACCGTGGTGCTGGTGCAGTCCCTGACGCCGCCCGCGGGGGAGCACCTGCTGGAGCTGCTGTTGATGGCGGATGCGTGCTGGCGCGCCGGCGCGGCCCGGCTCGAGGCCGTGGTGCCGTACCTGGGCTACGCGCGGCAGGACCGGCGCGCGAAGCCCGGTGAGCCGCTGGGCGGCCGGCTGGTGGCGGACATGCTGACGCAGGGCCGCTTCTCGCGGGTGATGGTGGTGGACCTGCACAGCCCCGCGCTGGAGGGCTGCTTCGGCGCGCCGCTGGAGCACCTCACCGCGCTGCCGCTCCTGGCGGACGCGCTGCGGCCCAAGGTGACGGACACGTCCGTGGTGGTGGCGCCGGACCTGGGCGCGGTGAAGCGCGCGGAGGCGCTGGCCCGGCTGCTCGGCCGCCCGTGGGCGGTGATTCACAAGGTGCGGCTGAGCGGCGACGAGGTCCACGCCAGCGGCCTCATGGGCGAGGTGCGCGGCAAGCGCCCCATCCTCGTGGACGACATGGTGTCCACGGGCGGCACGCTCGTGGCCGCGGCGGGGACGCTGCGCGAGGCGGGCTGCGCGGAGGACCTGACGGTGGTCACCACCCACGCGCTCCTGGTGGGCCCCGCACTGGAGCGACTGAAGGCGCTGCCCCTGGGCAACCTGGTCGCCACCGACAGCGTGGAGCCGCCCTCGGGGCTGCCCTTCCCCCACCACGTCGTGACGCTCGCGCCGCTGGTGGCGCGCGCGCTGAGGCCCTGA
- a CDS encoding ABC transporter ATP-binding protein, which yields MTTTTNSVEAPAPGDAVVLAEAPKVDPGKSLIQLEGLTKVFETEEVETHALSNIHLNIRQNEWVAIVGPSGSGKSTLLAVLGLLDTTTRGTYLLDGKSVLDLSASDRALVRNRHIGFIFQSFNLIGDLTVFENVELPLTYRGMPAAERKQRVERALERVGMAHRARHMPGQLSGGQQQRIAVARAVAGDPLILLADEPTGNLDSKNGEAVMQLLSDLHKGGATICMVTHDPAHARTATRTVSLFDGRIVQDEQRR from the coding sequence ATGACGACGACGACGAACAGTGTGGAAGCTCCCGCTCCTGGGGACGCGGTGGTGCTGGCGGAGGCGCCCAAGGTGGACCCGGGCAAGTCCCTCATCCAGCTGGAGGGGCTGACGAAGGTGTTCGAGACGGAGGAGGTGGAGACCCACGCGCTCTCCAACATCCACCTCAACATCCGGCAGAACGAGTGGGTGGCCATCGTCGGCCCGTCCGGCTCCGGCAAGTCCACGCTGCTGGCGGTGCTGGGGTTGCTCGACACGACGACGCGCGGCACGTACCTGCTGGACGGCAAGAGCGTGCTGGACCTGTCCGCGTCGGACCGGGCGCTCGTGCGCAACCGGCACATCGGCTTCATCTTCCAGAGCTTCAACCTGATTGGCGACCTGACGGTGTTCGAGAACGTGGAGCTGCCCCTGACGTACCGGGGCATGCCCGCCGCCGAGCGCAAGCAGCGGGTGGAGCGCGCGCTGGAGCGCGTGGGCATGGCGCACCGGGCGCGGCACATGCCGGGGCAGCTGTCCGGTGGTCAGCAGCAGCGCATCGCCGTGGCGCGCGCGGTGGCGGGTGACCCGCTCATCCTGCTGGCGGACGAGCCCACCGGCAACCTCGACTCGAAGAACGGCGAGGCGGTGATGCAGCTCCTGTCGGACCTGCACAAGGGCGGAGCCACCATCTGCATGGTGACGCACGACCCGGCGCACGCGCGCACCGCCACGCGCACGGTGAGCCTGTTCGACGGGCGCATCGTCCAGGACGAGCAGCGTCGCTGA
- a CDS encoding M1 family metallopeptidase translates to MPNLLRPVALATVALLTACGARQNPPVSESAAVAPAPATPAAAPAPTPPTLRLPKDVRPSGYAVELTLDPKSAAFQGTVDISLDVVKPTSVVWLHGKELTVKQATLMQAGASIDVTPLKSEEGDFLGFVVAKPLAVGTAKLRVVYDGVASERENDGAFRVNEGGDWYVYTQFEPIDARRVFPCFDEPEYKVPWQFTFHVPAGNVAVTNTPQLAEEARPDGGRTFRFARTQPLPSYLIAFGIGPFDFLPAADSGQKKVKTRIITPKGRAVEGTYAAQATPEILAALEDYFGIPYAYEKLDVIAVPLLGGAMEHPGLVTFNSRLILARPEEDSLSRQRAFSETQMHELGHQWFGNLVTLAWWDDLWLNESFASWVTPRIIESWRPTWGSAVERVQDRSRSLDADSLLSARRIHQPIASAHDIHGAFDGITYGKGSAVLTMTEEWLGREVFRRGIQRFMRKHAHANATAKDFTDALSAEAGQDVTGVLEKFLDQTGAPLVTASLECGAGQPKVVLTQQHYLRLGSKAEAPQSWKVPVCVKYAVGNTKDAKACTVLEGARTEVALKEAKSCPAWVFPNADGAGYFRMRLEGEAATKLMKAGIQKLSRSERVALMGDTRALALAGAIPASEALALAARMAQDEDRVVVEGSAEMLDLVSARLLPESKWPERERFLRETYGPRARKLGFASRKGESEDTRLLRSTVLWRAARDGGDPQLVAQARVLADKWLTDKSAVEPEMVNTVLAIAAGHGDAAFLDKLIAAVRTEKTRATRQRLIQALGNFRDPELVKRILPLVFDKALDPRESFWMVYGATQNVRTQGVAFDFVKTNYDKLVGDSPDALLPREMASAMTYVGQPLCTVEGRQEIADFFTTRNEKTPGGPRTLAQVLESVDQCVALKAAQGASIESFLTRPPPHQARAN, encoded by the coding sequence CACCCGCTCCCGCGACGCCCGCGGCGGCACCCGCTCCCACGCCTCCCACGCTGCGGCTGCCCAAGGACGTGCGCCCCAGCGGCTACGCCGTGGAGCTCACCCTGGACCCGAAGTCCGCCGCCTTCCAGGGGACGGTCGACATCAGCCTGGATGTCGTGAAGCCAACATCCGTCGTGTGGCTGCACGGCAAGGAGCTCACGGTGAAGCAGGCCACGCTGATGCAGGCGGGGGCCTCCATCGACGTGACGCCGCTGAAGAGCGAGGAGGGGGACTTCCTGGGCTTCGTGGTGGCGAAGCCGCTGGCGGTGGGCACCGCGAAGCTGCGCGTGGTGTACGACGGCGTCGCCTCCGAGCGGGAGAACGACGGCGCCTTCCGCGTCAACGAGGGCGGCGACTGGTACGTCTACACGCAGTTCGAGCCCATCGACGCGCGCCGCGTCTTCCCGTGCTTCGACGAGCCTGAATACAAGGTGCCCTGGCAGTTCACCTTCCACGTGCCCGCGGGCAACGTGGCCGTCACCAACACGCCGCAGTTGGCGGAGGAGGCCCGTCCGGACGGAGGCCGCACCTTCCGCTTCGCGCGCACGCAGCCGCTGCCCAGCTACCTCATCGCCTTCGGCATCGGCCCGTTCGACTTCCTGCCCGCGGCGGACTCCGGGCAGAAGAAGGTGAAGACGCGCATCATCACCCCGAAGGGCCGCGCCGTCGAAGGCACCTACGCCGCGCAGGCGACGCCCGAAATCCTCGCCGCGCTGGAGGACTACTTCGGCATCCCCTACGCCTACGAGAAGCTGGACGTCATCGCGGTGCCGCTGCTCGGCGGCGCCATGGAGCACCCGGGCCTGGTGACGTTCAACTCGCGGCTCATCCTGGCCCGTCCGGAGGAGGACTCGCTCAGCCGTCAGCGCGCCTTCTCGGAGACGCAGATGCACGAGCTGGGGCACCAGTGGTTCGGCAACCTCGTCACGCTGGCGTGGTGGGACGACCTGTGGCTCAACGAGTCCTTCGCGTCGTGGGTCACCCCGCGCATCATCGAGTCGTGGCGGCCCACGTGGGGCTCCGCTGTGGAGCGGGTGCAGGACCGCAGCCGCTCCCTGGACGCCGACAGCCTCCTGTCCGCGCGCCGCATCCACCAGCCCATCGCCTCCGCGCATGACATCCACGGCGCCTTCGACGGGATTACGTACGGCAAGGGCTCCGCGGTCCTCACGATGACGGAGGAGTGGCTGGGCCGCGAGGTGTTCCGCCGAGGCATCCAGCGCTTCATGCGCAAGCACGCGCACGCCAACGCCACCGCGAAGGACTTCACGGACGCGCTGTCGGCGGAGGCGGGCCAGGACGTGACGGGCGTGCTGGAGAAGTTCCTGGACCAGACGGGCGCGCCGCTCGTCACCGCGTCGCTGGAGTGCGGCGCGGGGCAGCCCAAGGTGGTCCTCACCCAGCAGCACTACCTGCGGCTGGGCTCGAAGGCGGAGGCGCCCCAGTCCTGGAAGGTGCCCGTGTGCGTGAAGTACGCGGTGGGCAACACCAAGGACGCGAAGGCGTGCACGGTGCTGGAGGGTGCACGCACGGAGGTCGCGCTGAAGGAGGCGAAGTCGTGCCCGGCCTGGGTGTTCCCCAACGCGGACGGCGCGGGCTACTTCCGCATGAGGCTGGAGGGCGAGGCCGCCACGAAGCTGATGAAGGCGGGCATCCAAAAGCTGTCGCGCTCGGAGCGCGTGGCGCTGATGGGGGACACGCGGGCGCTGGCCCTGGCCGGGGCGATTCCCGCCTCGGAGGCGCTGGCGTTGGCGGCGCGCATGGCGCAGGACGAGGACCGCGTCGTCGTCGAGGGCTCCGCGGAGATGCTGGACCTGGTGAGCGCGCGGCTCCTGCCGGAGTCGAAGTGGCCGGAGCGCGAGCGCTTCCTGCGCGAGACGTATGGCCCGCGCGCCCGGAAGCTGGGCTTCGCCTCGCGCAAGGGCGAGAGCGAGGACACGCGCCTGCTGCGCTCGACGGTGCTGTGGCGGGCGGCCCGCGACGGTGGGGACCCGCAGCTGGTCGCCCAGGCGCGCGTGCTCGCGGACAAGTGGCTGACGGACAAGAGCGCGGTGGAGCCGGAGATGGTGAACACGGTGCTGGCCATTGCCGCGGGCCACGGGGACGCGGCCTTCCTGGACAAGCTCATCGCGGCGGTGCGCACGGAGAAGACGCGCGCCACGCGCCAGCGGCTCATCCAGGCGCTGGGCAACTTCCGGGACCCGGAGCTGGTGAAGCGCATCCTCCCGCTGGTGTTCGACAAGGCGCTGGACCCGCGCGAGTCCTTCTGGATGGTGTACGGCGCCACGCAGAACGTGCGCACGCAGGGCGTGGCCTTCGACTTCGTGAAGACGAACTACGACAAGCTCGTGGGTGACTCGCCCGACGCGCTGCTCCCCCGGGAGATGGCCAGCGCCATGACCTACGTGGGCCAGCCGCTGTGCACCGTCGAGGGGCGTCAGGAGATCGCCGACTTCTTCACCACGCGCAACGAGAAGACCCCGGGGGGCCCGCGCACGCTGGCGCAGGTGCTGGAGTCGGTGGACCAGTGCGTCGCCCTGAAGGCGGCGCAAGGGGCCAGCATCGAGTCCTTCCTCACCAGGCCGCCCCCGCATCAGGCGCGGGCGAACTAG
- a CDS encoding phosphoribosyltransferase has translation MRFRDRADAGRRLAARLLPFRGTDVRVLGLARGGLRVAYEVARALEVPMDVWVSRRLTIPGRVMTLGAVSEGGSQFLLADAMRLAPLPRPKLEGLIRDEQDEVESQVRRLRGRPPPEVSGATVLLVDDGVLTGASAAAALRALDALHPGRKVLATPVASARGLEVVRPEADQVVCVWTEPGLRSVSEAYEDFRALPDVELQNLIERSGQPPWRPHAVTESADPGGTWM, from the coding sequence ATGCGGTTTCGCGACAGGGCCGACGCGGGGCGGCGGCTGGCGGCCAGGCTCCTCCCCTTCCGGGGGACGGACGTGCGGGTGTTGGGGCTGGCCCGAGGTGGGCTCCGGGTGGCGTACGAGGTGGCGCGCGCGCTGGAGGTGCCCATGGACGTCTGGGTGTCGAGGCGGCTCACCATCCCCGGCAGGGTGATGACGCTGGGCGCGGTGTCGGAGGGCGGCAGCCAGTTCCTGCTCGCGGACGCGATGCGGCTGGCGCCCCTGCCCCGGCCGAAGCTGGAGGGGCTGATTCGCGACGAGCAGGACGAGGTGGAGTCGCAGGTGCGCCGGCTGCGCGGACGTCCGCCCCCGGAGGTGTCCGGCGCCACCGTGCTGCTGGTGGATGACGGCGTGCTGACGGGCGCGTCCGCCGCCGCCGCGCTCAGGGCGCTGGACGCGCTGCACCCGGGCCGCAAGGTGCTGGCCACGCCCGTGGCCTCGGCGCGAGGGCTGGAGGTGGTGCGCCCGGAGGCGGACCAGGTGGTGTGCGTGTGGACGGAGCCCGGGCTGCGCTCCGTGTCGGAGGCGTATGAGGACTTCCGCGCGCTCCCGGACGTGGAGCTGCAGAACCTCATCGAGCGCTCGGGCCAGCCGCCGTGGCGCCCCCATGCCGTGACGGAGTCCGCGGACCCGGGAGGCACGTGGATGTGA
- a CDS encoding efflux RND transporter periplasmic adaptor subunit, whose translation MDIPKPKKPRRKPWLLAIGGALALILVTVGLGRLKPAAPSVDRASVWLDTVKRGPMVRQVKGAGTLVPEYIRWLTADTAGRVERIHVRPGAQVKADTLLMELSNPDVQLQMLEAERQLASAEADLIQMRMTLETQRLAQEAAVATLTTDSSDAERRAQANTTLLEKAFIADMEAKQAGDKAGELTRRLELERKKLAVVTTSMRDQMAAQQGQVERLKAVARFRRNQVESMKVLAGEDGVLQELPLELGQWVTPGVLLAKVVKPERLKAELRIAETQARDIQPGQKALVDTRNGVVEGTVARVAPAASQGTVRVEVSLPAELPKGVRPDLTVEGTVELERLANVLSVGRPAGAQPNGTMALFRLIPGGEEAVRVPVQLGRGSVNAVEVLQGLAEGDQVVLSDMAAWDAVERVRLR comes from the coding sequence GTGGACATTCCCAAGCCCAAGAAGCCGCGCCGCAAGCCCTGGTTGCTCGCCATTGGAGGCGCACTCGCGCTGATTCTCGTCACGGTGGGACTGGGCCGGCTGAAGCCGGCGGCGCCCTCGGTGGACCGGGCCTCGGTGTGGCTGGACACGGTGAAGCGGGGCCCCATGGTGCGCCAGGTGAAGGGCGCGGGGACGCTGGTGCCCGAGTACATCCGCTGGCTGACGGCGGACACGGCGGGCCGGGTGGAGCGCATCCACGTGCGCCCCGGCGCGCAGGTGAAGGCCGACACGCTGCTCATGGAGCTGTCCAACCCGGACGTGCAGCTGCAGATGCTGGAGGCGGAGCGGCAGCTGGCCAGCGCGGAGGCGGACCTCATCCAGATGCGCATGACGCTGGAGACGCAGCGGCTGGCGCAGGAGGCCGCGGTGGCCACGCTCACCACGGACTCCTCCGACGCGGAGCGCCGCGCGCAGGCGAACACCACGCTCCTGGAGAAGGCGTTCATCGCGGACATGGAGGCGAAGCAGGCGGGCGACAAGGCGGGCGAGCTGACGCGGCGGCTGGAGCTGGAGCGCAAGAAGCTGGCGGTCGTGACGACCAGCATGCGCGACCAGATGGCGGCGCAGCAGGGCCAGGTCGAACGATTGAAAGCGGTGGCCCGGTTCCGACGTAACCAGGTGGAGTCGATGAAGGTGCTCGCGGGTGAGGACGGCGTGCTGCAGGAGCTTCCGTTGGAGCTGGGCCAGTGGGTGACGCCCGGCGTGCTGCTGGCGAAGGTGGTCAAGCCCGAGCGGCTGAAGGCGGAGCTGCGCATCGCGGAGACGCAGGCGCGCGACATCCAGCCGGGACAGAAGGCGCTGGTGGACACGCGCAACGGGGTGGTGGAGGGCACGGTGGCTCGCGTGGCGCCGGCGGCCAGCCAGGGCACGGTGCGGGTGGAGGTGTCGCTGCCGGCGGAGCTGCCCAAGGGCGTGCGCCCGGACCTCACCGTGGAGGGCACCGTGGAGCTGGAGCGGCTGGCCAACGTGCTCTCGGTGGGCCGGCCGGCGGGGGCTCAGCCCAACGGGACGATGGCGCTGTTCCGGCTGATTCCCGGGGGCGAGGAGGCGGTGCGGGTGCCGGTGCAGCTGGGCCGGGGCTCGGTGAATGCCGTCGAGGTTCTTCAGGGCCTGGCGGAGGGTGACCAGGTGGTGCTTTCGGACATGGCCGCGTGGGACGCGGTCGAGCGGGTGAGGCTGCGATGA
- a CDS encoding enoyl-CoA hydratase has protein sequence MSDTLLTKREAGVLTLTFNRPEKKNAFTHAMYEAATHALTQAATDAEVRVVLLTGAGSVFTAGNDIGDFMEHPPAGEDSAVFRFLKALVDAPMPVVAAVDGPAVGIGTTMLLHCDYVIASERARFHMPFVQLGLCAEGASSLLLPRMAGYALASELLLFGEPFDAATAQRAGIVNKVVPDTSLHDVANERARTLASRPAEAVRVTKELVRAPLRAETHATLAREGAKFIERLGSTEAQEAFMAFMSRGRK, from the coding sequence ATGTCCGACACGTTGCTGACGAAGCGGGAAGCGGGGGTCCTCACCCTCACCTTCAACCGGCCCGAGAAGAAGAACGCCTTCACGCATGCCATGTACGAGGCGGCCACCCACGCGCTCACGCAGGCGGCCACCGACGCAGAGGTCCGCGTGGTGCTGCTCACGGGCGCGGGCTCCGTCTTCACGGCGGGCAATGACATTGGCGACTTCATGGAGCACCCGCCCGCGGGCGAGGACAGCGCGGTGTTCCGCTTCCTCAAGGCGCTGGTGGACGCGCCCATGCCGGTGGTGGCCGCTGTGGACGGCCCCGCGGTGGGCATCGGCACGACGATGCTGCTGCACTGTGACTACGTCATCGCCAGCGAGCGCGCGCGCTTCCACATGCCCTTCGTGCAGCTGGGCCTGTGCGCCGAGGGCGCCAGCAGCCTGCTGTTGCCCCGCATGGCCGGCTACGCGCTCGCCAGCGAGCTGCTCCTCTTCGGAGAGCCGTTCGACGCGGCCACCGCGCAGCGCGCCGGCATCGTCAACAAGGTGGTGCCCGACACGAGCCTCCACGACGTGGCCAACGAGCGCGCCCGCACCCTGGCCTCCCGCCCCGCCGAGGCCGTGCGCGTGACGAAGGAGCTGGTGCGCGCCCCGCTGCGCGCGGAAACCCACGCCACGCTCGCGCGCGAGGGCGCGAAGTTCATCGAGCGCCTGGGCTCCACGGAGGCCCAGGAGGCCTTCATGGCGTTCATGTCGCGCGGCCGGAAGTAG
- a CDS encoding response regulator encodes MKRLLIVDDELAIVEALQDILSVEGYGILTAFNGAEGLQRMAEVRPDLVLLDLMMPVMDGREMLRRMRDDPALRAIPVVVMSAGRISEEERRSSARFLAKPFELDLLLDTIAELLGGPQD; translated from the coding sequence ATGAAGCGGCTGCTCATCGTCGATGACGAGCTGGCCATCGTCGAGGCCCTCCAGGACATCCTCTCCGTGGAGGGGTACGGCATCCTCACCGCCTTCAACGGCGCGGAGGGACTTCAGCGCATGGCCGAAGTCCGGCCGGACCTGGTGCTTCTCGACCTGATGATGCCGGTGATGGACGGGCGGGAGATGTTGCGCCGCATGCGCGACGACCCCGCCCTGCGCGCCATCCCCGTCGTCGTCATGAGCGCGGGACGCATCTCGGAGGAGGAGCGGCGCTCCAGCGCGCGCTTCCTGGCCAAGCCCTTCGAGCTGGACCTGCTCCTGGACACCATCGCGGAGCTGCTGGGCGGCCCCCAGGACTGA
- the orn gene encoding oligoribonuclease, whose amino-acid sequence MRSREPRFVWLDLEMTGLDPESCAIIEIGVIITGPDLRPLAEFERVIWQPEEVLLRMEPVVKEMHTRNGLLEKVRASTTSLRVAEKEVTALVAEHCDVGEGVLAGNSIHTDRRFLFQYMPMLERFLHYRMVDVTSLKVLTRAWYPNLVEPRKPPSGHTALADLRSSINELQYYRDTLFRATPG is encoded by the coding sequence ATGCGTTCGCGTGAGCCCCGTTTTGTCTGGCTGGACCTGGAGATGACCGGCCTGGACCCCGAGTCGTGCGCCATCATCGAGATTGGCGTCATCATCACTGGCCCGGACCTCCGCCCGCTCGCGGAGTTCGAGCGGGTCATCTGGCAGCCGGAGGAGGTGCTCCTGCGGATGGAGCCGGTGGTGAAGGAGATGCACACGCGCAACGGCCTGCTCGAGAAGGTGCGCGCGTCCACCACGTCCCTGCGCGTGGCGGAGAAGGAAGTCACCGCGCTGGTGGCCGAGCACTGCGACGTGGGCGAGGGCGTGCTGGCGGGCAACTCCATCCACACCGACCGCCGCTTCCTGTTCCAGTACATGCCCATGCTGGAGCGCTTCCTGCACTACCGCATGGTGGACGTGACGAGCCTCAAGGTGCTCACGCGCGCCTGGTACCCGAACCTCGTGGAGCCTCGCAAGCCGCCCTCCGGGCACACCGCGCTGGCGGACCTGCGCTCCAGCATCAACGAGCTCCAGTACTACCGGGACACGCTCTTCCGCGCGACGCCGGGCTGA